A genomic window from Colletotrichum destructivum chromosome 7, complete sequence includes:
- a CDS encoding Putative proteasome alpha-subunit domain, proteasome, subunit alpha/beta, nucleophile aminohydrolase, producing MFRNNYDNDSVTFSPQGRIFQIEYAAEAVKQGSVVVGIASKTHAVLVAIKRNAEELSSYQKKIFPVDEHSGIAIAGLTSDARVLSNFMKQQCLGHRMTYGRSMPLRTLVDMIGEKAQINTQVYGKRPYGVGLLVAGVDERGPHLFEFQPSGMTEEMVAFAIGARSQMARTYLERNIDAFESCSREELVRHGLKALKESLVQDRELTVENTSVGVVGFTEKDGLKEIQPFKLFDGQDVKEWLDSVAASESQGAGEEGGEGMEVDE from the exons CTCGCCGCAAGGCCGGATATTCCAGATCGAGTATGCAGCCGAAGCAGTGAAGCAGGGTTCCGTGGTAGTAGGCATCGCCAGCAAAACACACGCCGTCCTGGTAGCAATCAAG CGCAACGCTGAGGAGCTGTCCTCGTACCAGAAGAAGATATTCCCTGTCGACGAGCACTCAGGtatcgccatcgccggcctcaccTCGGACGCCCGCGTCCTCTCCAACTTCATGAAGCAGCAGTGCCTCGGCCACCGCATGACGTACGGCCGCTCGATGCCCCTCCGCACCCTTGTCGACATGATTGGTGAAAAGGCCCAGATCAACACCCAGGTCTACGGCAAGCGGCCCTACGGagtcggcctcctcgtcgccggcgtcgacgagcgcgGGCCCCATCTCTTCGAGTTCCAGCCCAGCGGCATGACGGAGGAGATGGTCGCCTTTGCCATCGGCGCCCGCAGCCAAATGGCCCGCACCTACCTAGAGCGCAACATCGACGCCTTTGAGAGCTGCTcgcgcgaggagctcgtgCGCCACGGCCTCAAGGCCCTCAAGGAGAGTCTCGTCCAGGACCGCGAACTGACGGTTGAGAACACGAGTgtgggcgtcgtcggctttACCGAGAAGGACGGACTCAAGGAGATTCAGCCCTTCAAGCTGTTCGATGGCCAGGACGTCAAGGAGTGGCTCGacagcgtcgccgccagcgagagccagggcgccggcgaggaaggcggTGAGGGTATGGAGGTTGATGAAtag
- a CDS encoding Putative citrate synthase: protein MVTVAKNAARGATSAPRQTLTVVDNRTGSSYELPIKNNSVLATDIKKIKAARGNDRPEDETDQGLRVYDPAYMNTAVVQSNITYINGLEGILRYRGYPIQQLVDKSHFLESAFLLIYGELPTSSQYSRWQDEIMHHTYIHSDIEGMFKSFRYDTHPMAMLQASFSSLGAFAPESNPSLQGQKLYTDAASGDMHALKMLDKQILRIIGKAPTLAAASYRMRQGRPFNRPAQGLSYTGNFLYLLDHLSGHEYQPHPVLERALDALFIIHADHEVNCSTATVLQVGSSLVDPYSVVSAGCAALYGPSHGGASESAIRMLMEIGSPENVPAFMQKVEKRERVLVGFGHRVYKNVDPRSTAIRKLAEEVFAVTGRNQLLDTALELARYARESEFMTKRNLYPNVDFYSGLIYQAMGFPLDFYPVLFAVPRCVGWLAHWRQQMLQKGGVKIWRPRQLYVGEGEREYVEAGQRREKRDKSLFDEPVQVSHGGDSKRNELATYKDEMGNAWRGRSKL, encoded by the coding sequence ATGGTTACCGTGGCCAAGAACGCGGCACGCGGCGCCACCAGCGCGCCGCGCCAGACGCTCACCGTCGTGGACAACCGCACCGGCAGCTCGTACGAGCTGCCCATCAAGAACAACTCGGTCCTGGCGACGGAcatcaagaagatcaaggcgGCGCGCGGCAATGACCGTCCCGAGGATGAGACGGACCAGGGCCTCCGCGTCTACGACCCGGCCTACATGAACacggccgtcgtccagaGCAACATCACCTACATCAACGGCCTGGAGGGCATCCTCCGCTACCGCGGCTACCCCAtccagcagctcgtcgacaagTCTCACTTCCTCGAGTCGGCCTTCCTGCTCATCTACGGCGAGCTGCCCACATCGTCCCAGTACAGCCGCTGGCAGGACGAGATCATGCACCACACCTACATCCACAGCGACATTGAGGGCATGTTCAAATCGTTCCGCTACGATACCCACCCCATGGCCATGCtgcaggcctccttctcctcgctcggcgccttcgccccGGAGTCGAACCCGAGTCTGCAGGGTCAGAAGCTGTacaccgacgccgcctcgggTGACATGCACGCCCTCAAGATGCTCGACAAGCAGATCCTCCGCATCATTGGTAAGGCGCCCacgctggccgccgcctcgtaCCGCATGCGCCAGGGCCGGCCCTTCAACCGCCCCGCCCAAGGGCTCAGCTACACGGGCAACTTCCTGTACCTGCTCGACCACCTGAGCGGGCACGAGTACCAGCCTCACCCGGTGCTGGAgcgcgccctcgacgccctcttcatcatccaCGCCGACCACGAGGTCAactgctcgacggcgacggtgctgcAGGTCGGCTCGAGCCTCGTCGACCCCTACagcgtcgtctcggccggctGCGCCGCGCTGTACGGCCCCAGCCACGGCGGCGCTAGCGAGAGCGCCATCCGCATGCTCATGGAGATTGGCAGCCCCGAGAACGTGCCGGCCTTCATGCAGAAGGTCGAGAAGCGGGAGCGCGTgctcgtcggcttcggccacCGCGTCTACAAGAACGTCGACCCGCGCTCGACCGCCATCCGCAAgcttgccgaggaggtcTTCGCCGTCACGGGCCGGaaccagctcctcgacacGGCGCTCGAGCTGGCCAGGTACGCGCGCGAGAGCGAGTTCATGACGAAGCGCAACCTGTACCCCAACGTCGACTTCTACTCGGGCCTCATATACCAGGCCATGGGCTTCCCGCTCGACTTCTACCCCGTCCTGTTCGCCGTCCCCCGCTGCGtcggctggctggcccaCTGGAGGCAGCAGATGCTGCAGAAGGGCGGCGTCAAGATCTGGCGGCCCCGCCAGCTgtacgtcggcgagggcgagcgcgagtacgtcgaggccggccagaGGCGGGAGAAGCGCGACAAGTCGCTGTTCGACGAGCCCGTGCAGGTCagccacggcggcgacagcaaGAGGAACGAGCTCGCCACGTACAAGGACGAGATGGGCAACGCCTGGAGGGGCCGTTCCAAGCTTTGA
- a CDS encoding Putative transketolase, thiamine diphosphate-binding protein, whose product MAPSLELYEKATEGLPVKPNVTNTHGVPAAVADLKLESSDKHDRVLKVFRAFIADLCQQFNGGHPGSAMGMAAIGVALYKYVMKYSPSNCEYFNRDRFVLSNGHACLWQYLFMHLVGVKSMTIDQLKSYHSEKTDSLCPGHPEIENEGVEVTTGPLGQGVANAVGLAMATKNLAATYNQPGYEVVNNMTWCMIGDACLQEGVGLEAVSLAGHWKLNNLCIIYDNNSITCDGTADVANTEDINAKMRATGWNVLEILDGNSNVAAIANALIAARSSDRPTFINIHTTIGFGSVKAGDAKTHGAALGVDDVSNIKASFGLNPDEHFAIPQDVYDFFRDAPERGRAYEADWSATVQKYTERYPDLAAEFKLRVEGKMPDDWTKYIPAKDQLPTAPTATRKSAGIVGNPLGEKMKNFLIGTADLTPSCNVAYNQKVDFQSPELRTACNLNGDYSGRYIHYGIREHAMCAISNGLAAFRKGTFLPVTSSFFMFYLYAAPAVRMAALQGLQQIHIATHDSIGTGEDGPTHQPIALPALYRAMPNTLYIRPCDSEEVAGAFIAAIGAAETPTIISLSRQTLTQYPQHSSRDGVAKGAYVFAEAGDDFDVTLIGVGSEMGFAMETRDLLAEDGIKARVISFPCQRLFEQQSREYKQSVLKPRSGRPAVVIEAYAANGWERYADAAFSMRRFGKSLPSKAAYDYFGFRPARMAPEIKKLVEEVRRDGIEVLRGDFRDLNGPLGVGFEH is encoded by the exons atggcgccgtcgctggAACTCTATGAGAAAGCCACCGAGGGCTTGCCCGTCAAGCCCAATGTCACCAACACCCATGGTGTCCCGGCGGCCGTCGCTGACTTGAAGCTCGAGAGCTCCGACAAGCACGATAGGGTGTTGAAAGTGTTTAGAGCTTTTATCGCCGACCTCTGCCAGCAGTTCAATGGAGGACATCCCGG CTCCGCGATGGGCATGGCCGCGATTGGGGTTGCTCTGTACAAGTATGTTATGAAGTACTCCCCCTCAAACTGCGAGTACTTCAACCGTGATCGTTTCGTCCTCTCCAACG GCCATGCATGCCTATGGCAATATCTCTTCATGCACCTCGTCGGTGTGAAGAGCATGACAATCGATCAGCTCAAATCATACCACTCCGAGAAGACGGATTCCCTGTGTCCGGGCCACCCCGAGATCGAGAATGAAGGCGTCGAAGTCACCACAGGACCGCTTGGCCAAGGCGTTGCCAACGCCGTCGGGCTGGCGATGGCCACGAAGAACCTCGCGGCGACATACAACCAGCCGGGCTACGAGGTTGTGAACAACATGACGTGGTGCATGATTGGCGATGCCTGCCTCCAGgagggcgtcggcctcgaggcggtGTCGCTGGCCGGCCACTGGAAGCTGAACAATCTCTGCATTATTTACGACAACAACTCCATCACATGCGACGGGACGGCCGACGTGGCAAACACGGAGGATATCAACGCCAAGATGAGGGCGACGGGTTGGAACGTTCTGGAGATCCTCGACGGAAACTCCAACGTGGCTG CTATTGCCAACGCTCTCATCGCCGCGCGGAGCAGCGACCGCCCTACCTTCATCAACATCCACACGACGATCGGCTTCGGTtccgtcaaggccggcgacgcaAAGAcccacggcgccgccctcggcgtcgacgacgtctccAACATCAAGGCGTCCTTCGGCCTCAACCCGGACGAGCACTTCGCCATCCCCCAGGACGTCTACGACTTCTTCCGCGACGCCCCCGAGCGCGGACGCGCCTACGAGGCAGACTGGTCGGCCACCGTCCAGAAGTACACGGAGCGGTACCcggacctcgccgccgagttcAAGCTGCGGGTCGAGGGCAAGATGCCGGATGACTGGACCAAGTACATCCCCGCCAAGGACCAGCTGCCGACTGCGCCTACGGCCACCCGCAAATCGGCGGGCATCGTGGGGAACCCCCTGggcgagaagatgaagaacTTCCTCATCGGCACCGCTGACCTCACCCCGTCATGCAACGTCGCCTACAACCAGAAGGTTGACTTCCAATCC CCCGAACTCCGGACCGCCTGCAACCTCAACGGCGACTACTCCGGCCGCTACATCCACTACGGCATCCGCGAACACGCCATGTGTGCCATCTCCAACGGCCTGGCGGCCTTCAGGAAGGGGACCTTCCTCCCCGTCACCAGCTCGTTCTTCATGTTCTACCTCTACGCCGCACCGGCCGTCCGCATGGCCGCGCTGCAGGGCCTCCAGCAGATCCACATCGCCACCCACGACAGCATCGGcacgggcgaggacggcccGACGCACCAGCCCATCGCCCTCCCGGCGCTGTACCGCGCCATGCCCAACACCCTCTACATCCGCCCGTGCGACTCggaggaggtcgccggcgccttcatcgccgccatcggcgccgccgagacgccgACCATCATCTCGCTCTCCCGCCAGACCCTCACGCAGTACCCCCAGCACTCGTCGAgggacggcgtcgccaaggGCGCGTacgtcttcgccgaggccggcgacgacttTGACGTCACCCTCATCGGGGTCGGCTCGGAGATGGGCTTCGCCATGGAGACCAGggacctcctcgccgaggacggaATCAAGGCGCGGGTCATCTCGTTCCCCTGCCAGCGCCTCTTCGAGCAGCAGTCCCGGGAGTACAAGCAGTCCGTCCTGAAGCCGCGGTCCGGCAGGccggccgtcgtcatcgaggcctacgccgccaacggctgGGAGCGCTACGCCGACGCGGCCTTCTCGATGCGCCGGTTCGGCAAGAGCCTGCCGTCAAAGGCCGCGTACGACTACTTCGGCTTCCGcccggcgaggatggcgccCGAGATCAAGAAGCTTGTGGAGGAAGTGCGCAGGGACGGCATCGAGGTGCTGCGCGGGGACTTTAGGGACCTGAACGGTCCTTTGGGAGTCGGTTTTGAGCACTAG
- a CDS encoding Putative short-chain dehydrogenase/reductase SDR, NAD(P)-binding domain superfamily: MSSNQTYLISGANRGIGRGFVAALLQRPSTTVIAGVRDPSSPVSQSLTSLPKAEGSALILVKIDVSAASDAAAAVSSLQKDHGIAAVDVVIANAGVASPNGRTIDIVPETALQLFAVNAVGPVTLVSAAAPLLRASTREGGPVFMGVSSSLASIGAQASIYEAFNANVAPYGASKSALNWFVQRLHLEEPWLTSFACHPGVVRTDMNGSMSDDVLESIGAISVEESVGSMIALLDTANRKTTGGSFKSYDGSTLPW, encoded by the coding sequence ATGTCCTCCAACCAGACCTACCTGATCTCCGGCGCCAACCGTGGCATCGGGAggggcttcgtcgccgccctccttcaACGGCCCTCGACaaccgtcatcgccggcgtccgcGACCCCTCGAGTCCCGTCTCCCAGTCGCTGACCAGCCTCCCCAAGGCGGAGGGCTCGGCGCTCATCCTGGTCAAGATCGACGTCAGCGCGGCCtcggacgccgccgccgccgtctccagCCTGCAGAAGGACCACGGCATCGCCGCGGTtgacgtcgtcatcgccaacgccggcgtcgcctccCCCAACGGCCGGACCATCGACATCGTGCCCGAGACGGCTCTGCAActcttcgccgtcaacgccgtcgGGCCCGTCACCCTCGTCAGCGCGGCAGCGCCGCTCCTGAGGGCCAGCACGAGGGAGGGCGGCCCCGTCTTCATGggcgtctcgtcgtccctgGCGAGCATCGGGGCTCAGGCGTCAATTTACGAGGCCTTCAACGCCAACGTCGCCCCGTACGGCGCCAGCAAGTCGGCCCTGAACTGGTTCGTCCAGAGGCTGCACCTCGAGGAGCCGTGGCTGACCAGCTTCGCCTGCCACCCTGGCGTCGTACGCACGGACATGAATGGCAGCATGAGCGACGACGTCCTGGAGTCCATCGGGGCTATTAGCGTGGAGGAGAGCGTCGGGAGCATGATAGCTTTGCTCGATACGGCCAACAGGAAAACCACAGGCGGATCGTTCAAGAGCTACGACGGTTCTACTCTGCCGTGGTAG
- a CDS encoding Putative vesicle-trafficking protein Sec22, translating into MIRSTQIARLDGLMLCASVDDEQQEAALSEVKSQIKQVLRKLTRNSEPQASIESGAYNLNYLIDSDITFICITERSYPRKLAFTYLSDLAREFTTTYPPAQLHSPSLRPYAFMEFDTFISRTKATYSDARAAQNLDKLNDELRDVTKVMTKNIEDLLYRGDSLERMGELSSRLRDDSKKYRRAAVRINWELLLKQYGPLGALAFIVIVFFWWRFF; encoded by the exons ATGATCCGTTCAACGCAAATAGCAAGGCTCGACG GCCTGATGCTCTGCGcctccgtcgacgacgagcaaCAAGAAGCCGCCCTCTCCGAGGTCAAGTCGCAAATCAAACAGGTCCTCCGCAAGCTCACGCGCAACTCGGAACCACAAGCCAGCATCGAAAGCGGCGCCTACAACCTCAA CTACCTCATCGACTCGGACATCACCTTCATCTGCATCACGGAACGCTCCTACCCGCGCAAGCTCGCCTTCACCTACCTCTccgacctcgcccgcgaGTTCACGACGACCTACCCGCCCGCCCAGCTCCACTCCCCGTCCCTGCGGCCCTACGCCTTCATGGAGTTCGACACCTTCATCTCCCGCACAAAGGCCACCTACTCggacgcccgcgccgcccagaacctcgacaagctcaacGACGAGCTCCGCGACGTCACCAAGGTCATGACCAAGAACATTGAGGACCTGCTCTACCGCGGCGACTCGCTCGAGCGCATGGGCGAGCTCAGCTCCCGCCTGCGCGACGACAGCAAGAAGTACaggcgcgccgccgtccgcatCAACTgggagctgctgctgaagcAGTACGgccccctcggcgccctggccttcatcgtcatcgtcttcttctggtgGCGTTTCTTCTAG
- a CDS encoding Putative NmrA-like domain, NAD(P)-binding domain superfamily, with translation MSSPIRKVAVIGATGQMGSEIVKALLRSGMSVTAIQRAGSDKVAHQGATSVKLNTDDVNDLTSAFKGHDVVISAAPDPIILAEQKPWIDAALAAGVRRIIPSEYSTNLESPLAEGLPIVADKVRTRRYLAERIAEAGGTSSWTSVNNGPFLEMVLSFGGLGPDFRTGTARLHDGGDNPIGATRPSDVAATIAKILRDENGLYRESANKSVYIHSAVVSERHLTRLAEKVTGRTFAVENHDVEALYQDAKARLERGDSSAMMQFYYQMMYGKGYGGSESFREMSWNDKVGLETMSEKELELVIREVAQKTGMTK, from the exons ATGTCCTCTCCGATCCGTAAAGTAGCAGTCATTGGC GCAACTGGCCAAATGGGCTCCGAAATAGTCAAGGCCCTCCTTCGGTCCGGGATGTCCGTGACGGCCATCCAGCGGGCCGGGTCCGACAAGGTGGCTCACCAAGGAGCCACGTCCGTCAAGCTCAACACAGATGACGTCAACGATCTCACCTCCGCGTTCAAAGGGCACGATGtcgtcatctcggcggcgccggaccccatcatcctcgcggAGCAGAAGCCCTGGAtcgacgccgcgctcgccGCCGGGGTGAGGCGCATCATCCCCTCCGAGTACAGCACCAACCTCGAGTCGcccctcgccgagggcctccccatcgtcgccgacaaggtgCGGACGCGGCGCTACCTCGCCGAGCGGAtagccgaggccggcggcacgTCAAGCTGGACGAGCGTCAACAACGGCCCCTTCCTCGAGATGGTCCTGTCCTtcggcgggctgggcccgGACTTCCGGACCGGGACCGCCAGGctccacgacggcggcgacaaccCGATcggggcgacgaggccgtcggacgtcgccgccacgaTCGCCAAGATCCTGCGCGACGAGAACGGGCTGTACCGAGAGTCGGCGAACAAGTCCGTGTATATCCACTCGGCGGTCGTCAGCGAGAGGCATTTGACCAGGCTGGCTGAGAAGGTCACGGGCCGGACCTTTGCGGTTGAGAACCACGACGTGGAGGCGCTCTACCAGGACGCAAAGGCCAGGCTCGAGAGGGGCGATTCGTCCGCCATGATGCAGTTCTACTACCAGATGATGTACGGCAAGGGCTACGGGGGCAGCGAGAGCTTCCGAGAGATGAGCTGGAACGACAAAGTCGGGCTCGAGACCATGAGCgagaaggagctggagctcgtgATTCGTGAGGTCGCCCAGAAGACGGGGATGACGAAATAA
- a CDS encoding Putative zn(2)Cys(6) fungal-type DNA-binding domain, fungal transcription factor, whose product MDISSTARRKSTASSVAASGTETRPRRVRPSRARGLRTSTGCLTCRRRRIKCDEGKPKCAQCCKSDRGCEYAQPVAPEEALETRDRSQSVVSTAADQDLPDDYLPGLPNAVEGTTDSGVVVTPPVPEDAPTTTTATAAAVTARPADFATPFVPSFDPADPCGTTLGVEETLQPSVSDADLGFSPLALSQTSLLNISPFEWYDLLAQDAINNIQRLNSLSGGENRWAFDESTLSRRQSPIPESPRDGNEGPPGFGQEDAPATQPWNTTSNIELSESDLTYFRYYVDVVGPILDLFDPERHFSNVVPHLAVRNIGLLKSILAVAARHMSLGGTTTNIDDGPAPSNPPSPDTSYPGGGPAETEPARMATQCYYETLQYLSHTLLYPSYANSHEILATAIMISTYEMFDADGPSTNGDWERHLRGAFWIQRSQNNNGESADGLRRAVWWAWLRQDIWAAFRSGRRTLTIFQPQRRIRDLGSDELVTRILFIAAKCVEYASRDADAAPVRDLQHRLNHGNRLLRSLEEWRQALPASFAPISAAPTPGPETASAAGLPFASSPTSSAGHSRRDSVCASSVKSASKQIFHPVWIHPPSHAGAMQMYHFARAIVLLAQPTTGGLNAYRQRQRSLTESLHTVCGIANSCRDIDPAMAFVNVQAVFAVGQCAQDKQKQSEILPILDRALAISKFPVKGLTQDLRRLWDEGV is encoded by the exons ATGGACATCTCGTCCACTGCCAGACGCAAGTCAACCGCATCTTCAGTGGCCGCTTCCGGGACCGAAACTCGGCCGCGACGTGTCAGGCCCTCCCGAGCTCGCGGACTGCGGACATCCACCGGCTG TTTGACCTGCAGGAGGAGGCGCATCAAATGCGACGAGGGGAAGCCCAAATGCGCCCAGTGTTGCAAGTCGGACCGGGGCTGCGAGTACGCCCAGCCCGTTGCCCCTGAAGAGGCTTTGGAAACCCGGGATCGTTCACAGTCGGtggtgtcgacggcggccgaccAGGATCTCCCAGACGATTACCTCCCAGGCCTACCTAACGCAGTTGAGGGAACAACAGACAGCGGTGTCGTAGTCACACCCCCGGTCCCTGAGGACGccccaacaacaacgacggcgacagcagcagcagtaacCGCTCGTCCGGCCGACTTCGCGACGCCATTCGTTCCCTCCTTCGACCCAGCGGACCCATGCGGCACCACActgggcgtcgaggagaccCTACAGCCGAGCGTGTCggacgccgacctcggctTCTCGCCCCTGGCCCTCAGTCAGACGTCCCTGCTCAACATCTCGCCCTTTGAGTGGTACGACCTGCTAGCCCAGGACGCCATTAACAATATCCAGAGACTGAACAGTCTCTCTGGCGGCGAGAACAGGTGGGCCTTTGACGAAAGCACTCTATCACGGAGGCAGAGTCCGATCCCCGAATCACCTCGGGATGGGAACGAGGGACCGCCGGGCTTCGGTCAGGAGGATGCCCCGGCCACCCAGCCCTGGAACACGACCAGCAACATTGAGCTGTCAGAGAGTGATCTTACCTACTTCCGTTACTATGTGGATGTGGTCGGCCCCATCCTCGATCTCTTTGATCCAGAGAGGCACTTCTCTAATGTGGTCCCCCACCTTGCCGTGCGGAATATTGGCTTGCTCAAGTCCATCTTGGCGGTGGCAGCCCGGCACATGTCTCTTGGTGGTACTACTACCAACATCGACGATGGCCCGGCTCCCAGCAACCCCCCTTCGCCGGATACGAGTTACCCGGGAGGAGGCCCGGCAGAGACCGAGCCAGCTCGGATGGCCACGCAGTGCTACTACGAGACTCTGCAGTATCTCTCCCACACGCTGCTCTACCCGTCCTACGCCAACTCCCACGAGATCCTCGCCACGGCCATCATGATCAGTACCTACGAGAtgttcgacgccgacggcccgTCGACCAACGGGGACTGGGAGCGCCACCTCCGGGGCGCCTTTTGGATCCAGCGCTCGCAGAACAACAACGGCGAGTCCGCCGACGGGCTGAGGCGGGCCGTCTGGTGGGCGTGGCTCCGGCAGGACATCTGGGCCGCCTTCCGGTCCGGCCGCCGCACGCTCACCATCTTCCAGCCGCAGAGGAGGATCCGGGACCTCGGATCGGACGAGCTCGTGACCAGGATCCTGTTCATCGCGGCCAAGTGCGTCGAGTACGCCTCCCGCGACGCGGACGCCGCCCCCGTGCGAGACCTGCAGCACCGCCTGAACCATGGCAACCGGCTCCTGCGGTCCCTGGAGGAGTGGCGTCAAGcgctgccggcctccttTGCCCCTATTTCCGCCGCCCCCACCCCCGGCCCTGAGACCGCGTCCGCGGCAGGCCTCCCCTTTGCGTCATCTCCCACGTCGTCTGCCGGCCACTCCAGGCGAGACTCGGTCTGCGCTTCGTCCGTGAAGTCAGCCTCCAAGCAGATCTTCCACCCCGTCTGGATCCACCCGCCGAGTCACGCGGGCGCCATGCAGATGTACCACTTCGCGCGGGCCATCGTCCTCCTGGCCCAGCCCACGACGGGGGGGCTCAACGCGTACCGGCAACGGCAGAGGTCCCTGACCGAGAGCCTCCACACGGTCTGCGGCATTGCGAATTCGTGCAGGGACATCGATCCCGCCATGGCGTTCGTCAACGTGCAAGCCGTCTTTGCCG TGGGACAATGTGCCCAAGACAAACAGAAGCAGTCGGAGATTCTCCCAATATTGGACCGAGCGCTTGCTATCAGCAAGTTCCCTGTAAAGGGGTTGACACAGGACCTCCGGAGACTCTGGGACGAAGGGGTGTAA
- a CDS encoding Putative LOG family protein encodes MQSGGPSPLPSFPASRDGTPSGNDTTINGVTNGHTDVTANGTTNGTTNGTKTNGTNGLTNGAQKRTKICVYCGASPGFKPQHMEAARGLARIMAENNIDLVYGGGTVGLMGEVAKSLVALAGPDSVHGIIPEALVKYERDGTYGTVNKDNMYVPDETVYGRTTVVKDMHTRKQMMAKEVFAGGPGSGFIALPGGYGTIEEVLETATWNQLGIHDKGICLLNINGFYDGILEWVGKSVDEGFIKAANADILVTATTPEGAINALRDYKVSEATFKLDWNNS; translated from the exons ATGCAGTCCGGCGGCCCATCACCCTTGCCTTCATTCCCGGCATCCCGGGATGGCACTCCCAGTGGCAATGACACAACCATCAACGGTGTCACAAATGGTCACACCGACGTCACGGCCAACGGCACAACCAATGGCACCACCAACGGCACCAAGACCAATGGCACCAATGGCCTCACGAACGGCGCACAGAAGAGGACCAAGATCTGTGTCTACTGCGGCGCCTCTCCCGGTTTCAAGCCCCAGCACATGGAAGCCGCTCGCGGGTTAGCCCGGATCATGGCAGAGAACAACATTGACCTCG TTTACGGCGGTGGCACTGTCGGCCTGATGGGCGAGGTGGCAAAGTCCcttgtcgccctcgccggcccgGACTCGGTCCACGGCATCATTCCCGAGGCCCTCGTCAAGTACGAGCGCGACGGCACCTACGGCACCGTCAACAAGGACAACATGTACGTTCCTGACGAGACCGTCTACGGCCGCACCACGGTCGTCAAGGACATGCATACGCGCAAGCAGATGATGGCCAAGGAGGTATTTGCCGGCGGGCCCGGCAGCGGCTTCATCGCCCTGCCTGGCGGCTACGGCACCAtcgaggaggtcctcgagaCGGCCACCTGGAACCAGCTCGGCATCCACGACAAGGGCATCTGCCTCCTGAACATCAACGGTTTCTACGACGGCATTCTCGAGTGGGTCGGCAagagcgtcgacgagggctttatcaaggccgccaacgccgacatcctcgtcaccgccaccacccccGAGGGCGCCATCAACGCCCTCCGCGACTACAAGGTCTCCGAGGCCACCTTCAAGCTCGACTGGAACAACTCGTAA